A single window of Plasmodium malariae genome assembly, chromosome: 8 DNA harbors:
- the PmUG01_08020200 gene encoding RNA-binding protein, putative encodes MGKYNTSRRTEEGLDKYHYREERYEKQDNNSFTNKSDMHMKEKESYYTLENRRYGSRSREKGTGGGRENYKNENNYNNSSYKKSSVENYHGKRNEMSNGDRTRNYSKSRKDYYHHHHQNFSRDRYYNNRSPARRNFSKDRNKNIMMYDRNNDRKYSDKYRYERENNNNNSNHNNNHSNHNNSNNNNHNSNRLWGNSGHNNVSGPYENNYNNRGRNERMNIRRYSPGADRQRSPYDNNSYRMNIGMIRRERQKDMRNKYGYKKADPCKIFVGNISPDAREEDVRRKFLHYGDIMNMQWKRRFAFIEYFRSSHAQNAIQEENGKFFFGEELSVQPHHPGSFFFHNRNDNRNFSSKYQRNYSPHNRNESRERKNSLRIVVKNVDEKASWQDLKDFGREVGSVNYANIIQDSNNNKERYGIIEYYNYETIKKAVEVLNGKKFNGNVVEVVKYNDSSLDSILYRNKDREFNYYNKENNMGDHKKYYVNDKFYGDSYNRDKDKYRKDKFYDRYRNYDRNKLSRDEKENTTYHDRRDASYRRGGGGGSGSGMHEKRRSIQDNERNSDIKKERDDDNRNIGKDAEGVDGRSQLSDGKANEKDEGEDRAMERSERRVGNERWERRKKSERREISERRERSERRERSERRERSERRERSERRERSERRERGERSERRERSERRERSEKSERRERSERRERRERSERRERGERRERSEEREQIEKEQLYEKQGTMESIENGKKRDKYKRGGAGGRYGRNYKSERSESVIRNGREERGEEQHILKKDKDDYTNEKEGKINIDKNDRELSTRGDDEDGQLYKSDKERSTDSTNIKDKSDKNSNTMNKNDEHYRSRSSSVKPKSYKRNMNRRRVSKVSEGSSVRRDLRDSYCDDNINNDKWSISKKACINKCNSTESGA; translated from the coding sequence atggGTAAGTATAATACCTCGAGAAGAACAGAGGAAGGGTTAGATAAATATCATTATAGAGAAGAAAGGTACGAAAAGCAAGATAATAACAGTTTCACAAACAAGTCGGATATGCATATGAAAGAAAAGGAGTCGTATTATACGTTGGAGAACAGAAGATATGGATCAAGAAGTCGAGAAAAAGGGACTGGAGGTGGTAGagagaattataaaaatgaaaacaattataataatagtagttaTAAGAAGTCATCTGTAGAAAATTATCATGGGAAACGAAATGAAATGTCAAATGGGGACAGAACTAGAAATTATTCAAAGAGTAGAAAagattattatcatcatcatcatcagaATTTTTCGCGTGAtagatattataataatagatCTCCTGCAAGAAgaaatttttcaaaagatAGGAATAAGAATATAATGATGTATGACAGAAATAATGATAGAAAATACAGTGATAAGTACAGATATGAAAgggaaaataataacaataatagtaatcataataataatcatagtaatcataataatagtaataacaataatcaTAACAGTAACAGGTTATGGGGAAATAGTGGACATAATAACGTTTCTGGACCGTATgagaataattataataatagagGAAGAAATGAAAGAATGAATATAAGAAGGTATTCCCCAGGAGCTGATAGACAAAGATCTccttatgataataattcatatagAATGAATATCGGTATGATTAGAAGAGAAAGACAAAAAGATATGAGAAATAAGTATGGATATAAGAAAGCTGATCcatgtaaaatttttgtgGGCAATATTTCACCAGATGCAAGAGAAGAAGATGTAAGAAGAAAGTTTTTACATTATGGAGATATTATGAACATGCAGTGGAAAAGAAGATTTGCATTTATAGAATATTTTAGGTCATCACATGCACAAAATGCTATTCAAGAAGAAAAtgggaaatttttttttggagaAGAATTAAGTGTACAACCACATCATCCAggatcttttttttttcataacaGAAATGATAATCGAAATTTTTCTTCAAAATATCAACGCAATTATTCTCCCCATAATAGAAATGAGTcaagagaaagaaaaaattctttAAGAATTGTTGTTAAAAATGTTGATGAAAAAGCTAGCTGGCAAGATCTAAAAGATTTTGGGAGAGAAGTTGGGTCAGTAAATTATGCTAATATTATTCaagatagtaataataataaagagaGGTATGGAATAatagaatattataattatgaaacGATTAAAAAAGCTGTAGAAGttttaaatggaaaaaagttTAACGGAAATGTAGTCGAAGTTGTGAAATATAATGACTCGTCATTAGACAGTATACTTTATAGAAATAAAGATAGagaatttaattattataataaagaaaataatatggGAGAtcataaaaagtattatgttaatgataaattttatgGAGATTCTTATAATCGTGATAAGGATAAATATAGAAAGGACAAATTTTATGACAGGTATAGAAATTATGATCGAAATAAACTTAGTAGAgatgaaaaggaaaacacAACATATCACGACAGACGAGATGCCAGCTATAGAAGAGGAGGTGGTGGCGGTAGTGGCAGTGGAATGCATGAAAAGAGAAGGAGCATACAGGATAACGAAAGGAATagtgatataaaaaaagaaagggaTGATGATAACAGAAACATTGGTAAGGACGCAGAAGGCGTTGACGGAAGAAGTCAGTTGAGTGATGGCAAGGCGAATGAAAAGGATGAAGGTGAGGATAGAGCAATGGAGAGGAGCGAAAGGAGGGTAGGTAATGAAAGATGGGAAAGAAGGAAGAAAAGTGAAAGAAGGGAAATAAGCGAAAGAAGGGAAAGAAGCGAAAGAAGGGAAAGAAGCGAAAGAAGGGAAAGAAGCGAGAGAAGGGAAAGAAGCGAGAGAAGGGAAAGAAGCGAAAGAAGGGAAAGAGGTGAAAGAAGCGAAAGAAGGGAAAGAAGCGAAAGAAGGGAAAGAAGCGAAAAAAGCGAAAGAAGGGAAAGAAGCGAAAGAAGGGAAAGAAGGGAAAGAAGCGAAAGAAGGGAAAGAGGTGAAAGAAGAGAAAGAAGTGAGGAAAGGGAGCAGATAGAAAAAGAACAACTTTACGAGAAGCAAGGGACTATGGAAAGTATtgaaaatgggaaaaaaagagataaatataaaagggGTGGAGCAGGAGGAAGGTATGGAAGAAACTACAAAAGTGAAAGAAGCGAAAGTGTTATTAGGAATGGAAGAGAAGAAAGAGGAGAAGAACAAcacattttgaaaaaagataAGGATGATTATACTAAcgaaaaagaaggaaaaataaatatagataaaaatgataGAGAATTAAGTACAAGAGGTGATGATGAGGATGGACAGTTATATAAAAGTGACAAGGAAAGAAGTACAGATTCAACAAATATTAAAGATAAAAGtgataaaaattcaaatacaATGAATAAGAATGATGAACATTATAGAAGCAGAAGTTCAAGTGTAAAACCAAAAtcttataaaagaaatatgaacAGAAGAAGGGTTAGCAAAGTATCAGAAGGATCATCAGTCAGACGTGACTTAAGAGACAGTTATTGTGATGATAAcattaataatgataaatggTCCATCTCAAAAAAGGcttgtataaataaatgcaatTCTACCGAAAGCGGTGCATAG